A window of the Xiashengella succiniciproducens genome harbors these coding sequences:
- a CDS encoding DMT family transporter yields MRLHLQLQKLINMTWLLLALSSAVFIGIYEVQKKLALHNNSVLMVLLCTTGISALIFIPPVLLSYSGHISPESFYYIPEITRKEHLQVLIKAAIVLTSWLFSYYSMKYLPITIASPIRATAPVWTLLGALVIYSERLTIEQWIGVLVTFSFFYMFSMAGMREGISFKSNRWIWFAVFGTLFASISALYDKFLIRNVDRMAVQAWFSIYQVVLLAPIVFLIRSTMTRRPVFYWRWSIPLIGVFLIVADFLYFYALDFEDALISVVSMLRRGSVIITFLVGALVFKEKNLKRKAIYLAGILVGLTILMLG; encoded by the coding sequence TTGAGGCTACATTTGCAGCTTCAAAAGTTGATCAATATGACCTGGTTGCTGTTAGCCCTAAGTTCGGCAGTTTTTATCGGAATATATGAGGTCCAGAAGAAGCTTGCCCTTCATAATAACTCGGTACTTATGGTACTTCTGTGTACTACAGGTATCAGTGCCCTTATCTTTATTCCACCGGTACTCCTTTCATATAGTGGGCATATTAGTCCAGAGTCGTTTTACTATATTCCTGAGATCACAAGAAAGGAACATTTGCAAGTACTGATCAAAGCTGCCATAGTACTGACCTCATGGCTGTTTTCGTACTATTCAATGAAGTATCTTCCTATTACAATAGCCTCTCCAATCAGGGCTACCGCACCAGTTTGGACCTTGCTTGGTGCCCTGGTAATATATAGCGAGAGATTGACTATTGAACAATGGATTGGAGTTTTGGTGACCTTTTCGTTTTTCTATATGTTCTCTATGGCCGGAATGCGTGAGGGTATTTCATTCAAGTCAAACCGTTGGATATGGTTTGCAGTATTTGGTACTCTCTTTGCTTCAATTAGTGCCCTATACGACAAATTTCTGATTCGAAATGTTGACAGGATGGCCGTTCAGGCTTGGTTTTCTATTTACCAGGTGGTGTTGCTTGCACCGATAGTGTTCCTGATTCGCAGTACTATGACACGGCGTCCTGTATTTTACTGGCGCTGGAGTATTCCATTGATAGGAGTCTTCCTGATAGTTGCCGATTTCCTGTACTTTTATGCTCTTGACTTTGAAGATGCTCTTATCTCTGTAGTATCAATGTTGAGAAGGGGTAGTGTAATAATTACCTTCCTGGTTGGTGCTTTAGTCTTTAAAGAAAAGAATCTGAAAAGGAAGGCCATCTACCTTGCTGGTATTCTTGTTGGTCTGACTATTCTGATGTTAGGATAA
- a CDS encoding IS256 family transposase: MTHYEKESPEYRAMRDLALSQLLSGKSLTSNGGVFAPIIKEFLESALAAEMEVFLDEDQRADGNKRNGKGSKTLKTIAGEVTIDTPADRHSNFEPEIVKKRQRILADNLAPQIISLYGRGLSLRDISAQLKEMYDTEVSASVLSEITDRIIPQVEAWQSRPLDAVYPIAWLDAIHYKVRDEGKVASRAIYNVLAINKEGKKELIGMYVSESEGAKFWLSVLTDLKSRGVKDILIACTDNLSGFSEAILSIFPNTEIQKCVIHQIRNSLKYIASKDKATFMKDLKRVYHAVSKAEAERELEELEQKWDKKYPIVIRSWKNNWPELSVYFKYDEPIRKLIYTTNAVEGFHRQVRKVTKTKGAFTSDMALMKLIYLTTENAAKKWTKPLPNWALTFQQLCIHFDGRLNPDI, from the coding sequence ATGACACATTACGAAAAGGAAAGTCCCGAATACCGGGCTATGCGCGATCTTGCATTATCGCAATTACTGAGCGGAAAATCATTAACAAGCAATGGCGGGGTTTTTGCTCCCATCATCAAGGAATTTTTAGAAAGCGCCCTTGCCGCTGAAATGGAAGTGTTTTTAGATGAAGATCAGCGTGCTGATGGCAATAAACGTAATGGGAAAGGGTCAAAAACCCTTAAGACCATTGCAGGAGAAGTAACAATTGACACGCCAGCAGACCGGCACAGCAATTTTGAACCCGAGATCGTAAAAAAGCGTCAGCGGATTTTGGCAGACAATCTGGCTCCTCAAATCATTTCCCTTTACGGTAGGGGGTTGAGTCTAAGGGATATATCGGCTCAGCTAAAAGAAATGTACGATACAGAAGTATCGGCAAGTGTGCTAAGTGAAATTACCGATCGTATTATTCCTCAAGTGGAAGCCTGGCAAAGTCGACCACTGGATGCTGTCTACCCAATCGCCTGGCTTGACGCAATACATTATAAAGTAAGGGACGAAGGGAAAGTTGCCAGCAGAGCTATATATAATGTTTTGGCTATCAACAAGGAGGGTAAAAAGGAGCTTATTGGAATGTATGTTTCAGAAAGTGAAGGGGCTAAGTTCTGGCTGTCGGTTTTGACCGATCTTAAGAGCCGTGGAGTCAAAGATATATTGATTGCATGCACCGATAACTTATCTGGTTTTTCCGAGGCCATATTGAGCATCTTTCCTAATACAGAGATCCAAAAATGTGTAATCCACCAAATCCGTAACTCCTTGAAATATATCGCATCCAAGGATAAGGCGACCTTCATGAAAGATCTCAAAAGAGTCTACCATGCGGTTAGTAAAGCTGAGGCAGAAAGAGAGCTTGAAGAATTGGAGCAGAAATGGGATAAAAAATACCCCATAGTAATACGTTCATGGAAAAACAACTGGCCCGAACTTTCGGTTTATTTCAAATATGATGAGCCTATTAGAAAGTTGATCTACACTACAAATGCTGTAGAAGGCTTCCATCGCCAGGTACGAAAAGTTACCAAAACCAAGGGAGCTTTTACCAGTGATATGGCATTAATGAAGCTAATCTATTTAACGACAGAAAATGCTGCAAAAAAGTGGACCAAACCCTTACCCAATTGGGCACTAACCTTCCAGCAATTATGCATTCATTTTGACGGGAGATTAAATCCTGATATCTAA
- a CDS encoding amidohydrolase family protein gives MKRDDLAYCFIHKGISSFSMQWKHVHKLLAGDFDSLLQFMAKHQLLLIFCTKAIKESSLVRNQTFFSAYLIKLREAVRHISMTGCPLLITGVSSMDEVRTIRTIGGGQTYIAVNLCNTELDVPSPVSPELITEYGRLMNNIILDPPALKTPTDRQNYIENNISYSFLHELTDDILVDETYMVNLCNMYATLPAKLLGIYPQKGALIAGADADIIVWSPSSGQDVARHGENISILKADIKYLVVSGRLIEGSEHIKPNSLNGRYIFRDPVIDLPYKDSILLP, from the coding sequence ATGAAAAGGGATGATCTGGCTTACTGCTTTATTCATAAGGGAATAAGTTCGTTCTCAATGCAGTGGAAGCACGTTCACAAGCTTCTTGCAGGTGACTTTGACAGCCTCCTGCAGTTTATGGCAAAACACCAGTTGCTCCTAATCTTCTGTACCAAAGCCATTAAGGAATCATCGCTTGTGCGCAACCAGACCTTTTTCTCCGCCTATCTCATCAAACTAAGGGAAGCCGTAAGACACATCTCAATGACAGGATGCCCCTTACTTATTACCGGAGTATCATCAATGGATGAAGTAAGGACTATAAGAACAATTGGAGGTGGGCAAACCTATATTGCAGTCAATCTATGTAATACTGAACTTGATGTTCCTTCCCCGGTTAGTCCGGAGTTGATTACTGAGTACGGAAGGCTCATGAATAACATTATTCTGGATCCACCGGCACTTAAGACCCCTACAGACAGACAGAATTATATTGAAAACAATATTTCTTATTCCTTCCTACACGAGCTGACTGATGATATCCTGGTAGATGAGACCTATATGGTCAATTTGTGTAATATGTATGCCACCTTACCTGCAAAGCTACTAGGAATATATCCGCAAAAAGGCGCTTTGATTGCCGGAGCTGATGCCGATATCATAGTCTGGTCGCCTTCCAGTGGACAGGATGTAGCACGACATGGTGAGAACATCTCAATCCTTAAAGCTGATATCAAGTATCTGGTGGTCAGTGGAAGGCTAATAGAGGGCAGTGAACATATCAAACCCAACAGTCTCAACGGTCGCTATATATTCAGAGATCCGGTAATAGATCTGCCATACAAAGATTCTATATTATTACCATAG
- a CDS encoding tetratricopeptide repeat protein, whose amino-acid sequence MGNKGLHILVILLLIALPWGKASAQEERKFVRKGIELLEKESFAEAEAAFRKALELEPKSFEAGYNLATALFRQEKYEEAIRQLQTTEPRTDNDKQRLASLYHNMGNSFLYGGNIDGGIEAYKQSLRNNPLDDETRYNLIAAMKMKQQQEEQQQDQQQQEQQEQQQQQEEQEQEEQQEQQQQEQQEQQEYEGISRENAERLLEALEQNEKDMMDKMKKHQQAQPVRTDKNW is encoded by the coding sequence ATGGGAAACAAAGGATTACATATACTGGTCATACTTCTCCTTATAGCTTTGCCTTGGGGCAAAGCTTCAGCACAGGAAGAAAGGAAATTTGTCCGCAAGGGGATCGAATTGCTTGAAAAAGAGAGTTTTGCCGAAGCTGAGGCAGCCTTCCGCAAGGCACTTGAACTGGAGCCAAAGTCCTTTGAAGCAGGATACAACCTGGCTACTGCCCTTTTCCGTCAGGAAAAATATGAGGAAGCGATAAGGCAGCTTCAAACTACCGAACCAAGGACTGACAATGACAAGCAAAGGCTTGCCAGTCTGTATCACAATATGGGTAACAGTTTCCTCTATGGCGGTAATATTGACGGAGGAATCGAAGCCTATAAGCAATCGTTGCGTAACAATCCGCTCGACGATGAGACTCGTTACAACCTGATTGCTGCTATGAAGATGAAGCAACAACAGGAAGAGCAGCAACAGGATCAACAACAGCAAGAGCAGCAAGAGCAGCAACAACAGCAAGAGGAGCAGGAACAGGAAGAGCAACAGGAGCAACAACAGCAGGAACAACAAGAACAACAGGAATATGAAGGTATAAGTCGCGAGAATGCCGAGCGCCTGTTGGAAGCTCTTGAGCAGAATGAGAAGGATATGATGGATAAAATGAAAAAGCACCAGCAGGCACAACCGGTCAGAACAGATAAAAATTGGTAA
- a CDS encoding vWA domain-containing protein, which translates to MKYTFLYPQYFWLLLLLIPLIAWYVWKQHSINPTIQISTLKLFSRIGKSRKMLFRHVPFVLRMLALVFIIIALARPQSTDKLQNMTTEGIDIMISLDISGSMQAMDFKPNRLEAAKEVAIDFINGRPNDRMGLVIFAAESFTQCPLTVDHTVLSNLFRDVRIGMLEDGTAIGMGLATAVNRLKDSDSKSKVIILLSDGENNSGTIAPLTAAEIARTFGIRVYTIGVGTIGTAPVPINTVFGQQIQQVEVKIDEAMLSEIAKITGGQYFRATNRAALENIYKEIDEMEKIKIEVQEYTRYAEHFLPFALIATLLLLLEIVLRNTVLRTLP; encoded by the coding sequence ATGAAGTACACATTCTTATATCCACAATATTTCTGGCTGCTGCTACTGCTGATACCACTAATTGCTTGGTATGTATGGAAACAGCATTCAATAAATCCAACTATTCAGATTAGTACTCTTAAGCTGTTTTCCAGGATTGGCAAGTCACGCAAGATGCTGTTCAGGCACGTACCCTTTGTACTTAGGATGCTGGCCTTGGTCTTTATAATCATAGCACTGGCCAGGCCTCAGAGTACTGACAAATTGCAGAATATGACAACCGAGGGTATTGATATAATGATATCCCTTGATATCTCGGGTAGTATGCAGGCCATGGACTTCAAGCCCAACAGGCTTGAAGCAGCCAAGGAAGTTGCTATTGACTTTATAAATGGCCGTCCAAACGACAGAATGGGACTTGTAATTTTTGCTGCAGAAAGCTTTACGCAGTGCCCCCTCACAGTTGACCATACCGTACTAAGCAACCTATTCAGGGATGTTAGGATCGGGATGCTGGAAGATGGAACTGCTATCGGAATGGGCCTTGCAACAGCAGTCAACAGACTTAAGGATAGCGACTCAAAAAGTAAAGTAATAATCCTTCTGTCTGACGGTGAGAACAATTCAGGAACCATTGCCCCGCTTACTGCTGCCGAGATTGCCAGGACCTTTGGTATCCGTGTTTACACTATTGGTGTGGGAACCATCGGAACAGCTCCTGTACCTATCAATACGGTATTTGGACAACAGATACAGCAGGTCGAAGTAAAGATCGACGAAGCTATGCTGTCTGAGATCGCAAAAATCACAGGCGGACAGTATTTCAGGGCTACCAACAGGGCTGCCCTTGAGAATATATACAAGGAAATTGATGAGATGGAAAAAATCAAAATAGAGGTTCAGGAATATACCCGCTATGCAGAGCACTTTTTACCCTTTGCCCTGATAGCTACATTATTGCTGCTTCTTGAGATTGTGTTGAGAAATACAGTACTTCGCACCCTGCCCTAA
- a CDS encoding VWA domain-containing protein, protein MFRFGNPEYLYLLLIIPILAFIQLYFQLQKKKALRRFGNPELLEPLMPDVSKFRPALKFYLLLLALIALIFTLAAPQFGNRLQTVQRKGIEIIVALDVSNSMNAQDIEPSRLVRAKQAISRLTDQLVNDRIGLIVFAGDAYTQLPITSDYASAKMFLSNISTDIVPTQGTAIGAAIRLAMRSFSNNEGINRAIIIITDGENHEDDAMAEAAKAAENGILVYTVGMGTNRGGPIPLGTSGNFLRDRDGNVVITKLNEEMLAQIAVAGGGEYIAANNIRAGINNLVKELSELEKAEFESKVYSSYEEQYQYLALFALILLILELLILERKNRLLKNISLFDTPEQPEEGKI, encoded by the coding sequence ATGTTTAGATTCGGAAACCCGGAATATTTATACCTGCTGCTGATAATACCTATACTGGCCTTTATCCAGTTGTATTTTCAGCTACAAAAGAAGAAGGCACTCAGACGTTTTGGTAATCCGGAACTGCTGGAGCCGCTGATGCCTGATGTGTCTAAGTTCAGGCCTGCTCTGAAATTCTACCTCTTGCTGCTGGCACTGATAGCATTAATATTCACGCTTGCAGCTCCGCAATTTGGTAACAGACTGCAAACAGTGCAACGCAAGGGTATTGAGATTATCGTTGCGCTTGACGTGTCCAACAGTATGAATGCCCAGGACATAGAGCCCAGCAGGCTGGTACGAGCAAAACAAGCTATTTCAAGGCTTACCGACCAACTAGTCAATGACCGCATAGGTCTGATTGTCTTTGCAGGTGATGCCTATACCCAGTTGCCCATCACTTCTGACTATGCCTCGGCCAAGATGTTCCTTTCAAACATCTCGACCGACATAGTTCCCACTCAGGGTACTGCAATAGGTGCCGCTATCAGGCTTGCCATGCGTTCCTTCAGCAATAACGAAGGTATCAATCGTGCAATCATTATTATCACCGACGGCGAAAACCACGAAGATGACGCTATGGCTGAGGCAGCTAAAGCTGCCGAAAATGGCATCCTTGTTTACACAGTTGGTATGGGAACCAACAGAGGGGGCCCTATTCCATTGGGTACCAGTGGCAATTTCCTGCGTGACAGGGATGGCAATGTTGTTATTACCAAGTTAAATGAAGAAATGCTTGCCCAGATTGCAGTTGCCGGAGGCGGTGAATATATAGCTGCAAACAACATCAGGGCCGGTATCAACAATCTGGTCAAGGAGCTTTCCGAACTTGAAAAAGCTGAGTTTGAGTCCAAGGTGTACAGTAGTTACGAAGAGCAGTATCAGTACCTGGCTTTATTTGCCCTGATACTGCTGATTCTCGAATTGCTAATTCTGGAAAGAAAGAACAGATTGCTCAAAAATATTAGTCTGTTTGACACACCTGAACAACCTGAAGAAGGAAAGATCTGA
- a CDS encoding DUF2027 domain-containing protein, with protein MSIEPGDKVKFLNDVGGGIVKKLEGGLAFVEDEDGFEIPMPVYELVVVEKGQPSAEARQVADKVVESRNEDVSEPEAYHQELEEEGHDDFNPRFYLGFIKIGNNQTEEGKLRLYVINDSNYYVTYLISELREDGLMYALHQGILQPNTKLPLEDRLAREFENTFHMQLILFRKGKGYPALDPVSSAVQIKARRFYKDNVFRNNDFFYQPAVLVPVIKNELEQKMDMLTEFDSKAVIGEKEKSEKKPQAKRKSTPELEEVDLHIDELVDTTAGLSNSDIIQIQMDKFHFVMESNAKNKGRKIVFIHGVGNGVLKNEIRKQLERKYKVYYQDASFREYGYGATMVII; from the coding sequence ATGAGCATAGAGCCTGGTGATAAGGTCAAATTCCTTAATGATGTAGGTGGTGGAATAGTAAAGAAACTTGAAGGTGGACTGGCCTTTGTTGAGGATGAAGACGGATTTGAGATTCCAATGCCTGTATACGAACTGGTGGTTGTCGAGAAGGGGCAGCCTTCTGCCGAAGCCAGGCAGGTTGCTGATAAGGTTGTAGAAAGCAGAAATGAGGATGTTTCAGAGCCTGAAGCTTATCATCAGGAGTTGGAGGAAGAAGGTCATGATGATTTCAATCCCCGTTTTTACCTTGGTTTTATAAAGATTGGAAACAATCAGACTGAAGAGGGCAAGCTCAGATTGTATGTGATTAATGACAGCAACTACTATGTAACATATTTAATTTCTGAATTACGTGAAGACGGTCTGATGTATGCCCTGCACCAGGGAATATTACAGCCGAATACAAAATTGCCGCTTGAAGACAGACTGGCAAGAGAATTCGAGAATACCTTCCATATGCAGTTGATACTGTTTAGAAAGGGCAAGGGCTATCCAGCCCTTGACCCGGTTTCTTCTGCTGTTCAGATTAAGGCCCGCCGTTTTTACAAGGACAACGTATTTCGCAACAACGATTTCTTCTATCAGCCTGCTGTTTTGGTACCGGTTATCAAGAACGAACTTGAGCAGAAGATGGACATGTTGACTGAGTTTGATTCAAAGGCTGTGATAGGAGAAAAGGAAAAAAGTGAAAAGAAGCCTCAGGCTAAAAGGAAGTCAACACCCGAACTTGAAGAGGTGGATTTACATATCGACGAACTTGTTGATACAACTGCAGGACTGTCAAATAGTGATATTATACAGATTCAGATGGATAAGTTCCACTTTGTGATGGAATCCAATGCAAAGAATAAGGGCCGGAAGATAGTATTTATCCACGGAGTAGGTAATGGCGTGCTAAAGAATGAAATACGAAAACAACTGGAACGCAAGTACAAGGTATATTATCAGGACGCTTCTTTCAGAGAATATGGTTATGGGGCCACTATGGTAATAATATAG
- a CDS encoding DUF58 domain-containing protein, whose amino-acid sequence METTDILKRVRQIEIKTRGLSSNIFAGEYHSAFKGRGMMFSEVREYQYGDDVRNIDWNVTARFNRPFVKVFEEERELTVMLLIDVSGSREFGTTWRTKKNMISEMAAVLAFSAIQNNDKIGVILFSNKVEKFIPPKKGRKHILHIIREMVGFEPENRETDIAGVLRYLTNAIKKRCTAFVISDFLDTNFEDALKIANQKHDVVALKVFDPRETELPNIGFVKFKDAETGQLRWINTSKRSNRDAYSQWWNDNDEKVSTMFRKSGVDSVSVRTDEDYVKALMALFKKRS is encoded by the coding sequence GTGGAAACTACGGATATCCTGAAACGAGTAAGGCAGATCGAGATCAAGACGAGGGGCTTGTCCAGCAATATCTTTGCCGGTGAGTACCATTCGGCGTTCAAGGGTCGTGGTATGATGTTCAGTGAGGTCCGCGAATACCAGTACGGAGATGATGTAAGGAATATAGACTGGAACGTTACAGCCCGTTTCAACAGACCCTTTGTCAAGGTCTTTGAAGAAGAACGTGAGCTCACCGTAATGCTACTCATCGACGTAAGTGGATCCAGGGAGTTTGGTACTACCTGGAGGACCAAGAAGAACATGATCAGCGAGATGGCTGCCGTTTTGGCATTCTCGGCTATTCAAAACAATGACAAAATAGGTGTTATACTGTTTTCCAACAAGGTAGAGAAGTTCATTCCCCCTAAAAAAGGTAGAAAACACATACTTCACATTATCCGTGAAATGGTGGGATTCGAACCTGAAAACAGAGAAACCGATATAGCCGGGGTATTGCGCTATCTTACTAATGCGATAAAGAAACGCTGTACAGCCTTTGTTATCTCAGACTTCCTCGACACCAATTTTGAGGATGCCCTCAAAATTGCAAACCAAAAACATGATGTCGTTGCCCTCAAAGTATTCGACCCGAGGGAGACGGAGCTACCCAATATCGGCTTTGTTAAGTTCAAAGATGCCGAGACCGGCCAATTGCGCTGGATTAACACATCCAAACGTTCCAACCGCGATGCATACAGCCAGTGGTGGAATGACAACGATGAAAAGGTTAGCACCATGTTTAGAAAATCAGGTGTTGACTCTGTGTCAGTCAGGACTGACGAGGACTATGTAAAGGCCTTGATGGCCCTGTTCAAAAAACGAAGCTGA
- a CDS encoding AAA family ATPase: MRQESSFVDLLTIEMNKVIVGQKHLVESLLTALLADGHILLEGVPGLAKTLAINTLATAIDAKFSRIQFTPDLLPADLVGTMIYSQKSEEFVVKKGPIFTNFVLADEINRAPAKVQSALLEAMQERQVTLGDETHKLPEPFLVLATQNPIEQEGTYPLPEAQVDRFMLKVVISYPERSEEQMIIRQNLAQSFPKATAVVKPEDIVRARQVVRDVYMDEKIERYIVDIVFATRFPENYKLEKFREMISYGASPRASISLAMASKAYAFIKRRGYVIPEDVRAVCHDVMRHRIGLSYEAEANNLTSEEIISEILNTIEVP; the protein is encoded by the coding sequence ATCAGGCAGGAGAGTTCATTTGTCGACCTACTAACCATAGAAATGAACAAAGTTATTGTTGGCCAGAAACACCTTGTAGAAAGCTTATTGACAGCACTACTTGCAGATGGCCACATTCTTCTTGAAGGAGTTCCGGGTCTGGCCAAGACCCTTGCAATCAACACACTGGCTACTGCCATTGACGCAAAGTTCAGCCGTATTCAGTTTACTCCCGACCTATTGCCTGCCGACCTAGTAGGTACTATGATTTATAGCCAGAAGAGCGAAGAATTCGTAGTCAAGAAAGGTCCAATCTTTACAAACTTCGTACTAGCTGATGAGATCAACCGTGCCCCGGCCAAGGTCCAAAGTGCATTGCTTGAAGCTATGCAGGAACGTCAGGTAACACTGGGTGATGAGACTCACAAATTACCAGAACCATTCCTCGTACTGGCTACACAAAACCCCATCGAGCAGGAAGGAACCTATCCGCTACCTGAAGCTCAGGTTGACCGTTTTATGCTCAAAGTGGTTATTTCTTACCCAGAGAGATCAGAAGAGCAAATGATCATCCGTCAGAACCTGGCTCAGTCCTTTCCAAAAGCTACTGCAGTTGTCAAACCCGAAGACATCGTAAGGGCCCGTCAGGTAGTAAGGGATGTTTACATGGACGAAAAGATAGAACGCTATATAGTTGATATAGTATTTGCCACAAGATTCCCGGAAAACTACAAGCTTGAGAAGTTCCGTGAAATGATTTCCTACGGAGCATCACCACGTGCAAGTATCAGTCTTGCGATGGCATCCAAGGCCTATGCCTTTATCAAGCGCAGAGGCTATGTGATACCTGAAGACGTACGTGCAGTTTGCCACGATGTAATGCGTCACCGTATTGGACTGTCCTACGAGGCCGAAGCCAACAACCTTACATCAGAGGAGATCATATCCGAAATACTCAACACCATCGAAGTACCGTAG
- a CDS encoding S-adenosylmethionine:tRNA ribosyltransferase-isomerase yields MSIPGIKISDYEYDLPSERIAIYPLANRDDSKLLVYNKGNIIHSEFRRLVDYLPSDALLVFNNTKVIRARLQFKKDSGAQIEIFCLEPAEPADIAMAFQAGGKVKWNCLIRNQKKWKDGALTLTCSINGKEITLKALLTEKEENSCVVEFLWEPAEIGFGEILDAIGHTPIPPYLERDDEEIDVERYQTVYSKYKGSVAAPTAGLHFTANTLQALKNKGIRTTELTLHVGAGTFRPVKADSIDQHKMHTEHFEAALETLTTIASHRGPVIAVGTTSLRTLESLYFAALHIAQGRAPEHIDQWEGFESDVQLTRQEAYGILAAYLEKNGKEKLEAATSIIIAPGYKPKVIDGLISNFHQPRSTLLLLIAALIGDNWKEVYRQALEKDYRFLSYGDSSLLLP; encoded by the coding sequence ATGAGCATTCCCGGAATAAAAATTTCCGACTACGAGTATGACCTTCCTTCGGAACGAATAGCTATATACCCCCTGGCCAACAGAGACGACTCCAAATTACTGGTGTATAATAAAGGAAATATCATACACTCGGAGTTCCGGAGACTTGTTGACTATCTGCCATCTGACGCCCTTCTGGTCTTCAACAACACCAAGGTTATCCGCGCCAGACTCCAGTTCAAAAAGGACTCAGGAGCCCAAATAGAGATTTTCTGTCTCGAACCAGCTGAGCCTGCTGATATTGCAATGGCCTTCCAGGCCGGCGGCAAGGTTAAGTGGAACTGCCTTATCCGTAACCAGAAGAAATGGAAGGATGGAGCTCTGACTTTAACCTGTTCAATTAATGGAAAGGAAATCACTCTGAAAGCCCTGCTTACAGAGAAGGAAGAGAATTCATGTGTAGTTGAATTCTTATGGGAGCCAGCTGAAATAGGCTTTGGAGAGATACTGGATGCAATCGGACATACTCCTATCCCTCCTTACCTTGAGCGTGATGACGAGGAAATTGATGTAGAACGATACCAGACCGTCTATTCGAAATACAAAGGTAGCGTAGCAGCCCCGACAGCGGGTCTGCACTTCACAGCAAATACGCTGCAGGCGCTAAAGAACAAAGGGATCAGGACTACCGAACTAACACTCCACGTGGGGGCAGGGACATTCAGACCTGTGAAGGCTGATAGTATAGACCAGCACAAGATGCACACAGAGCATTTTGAAGCTGCCCTGGAGACGCTCACAACCATTGCCTCTCACAGGGGTCCTGTAATTGCAGTAGGGACAACATCACTCAGAACTCTTGAGTCACTTTACTTCGCAGCCCTTCATATTGCCCAAGGTCGAGCTCCTGAACACATAGACCAATGGGAAGGCTTTGAATCCGATGTACAACTTACACGTCAGGAGGCGTATGGTATTCTGGCTGCCTACCTTGAAAAGAATGGTAAAGAAAAGCTGGAAGCTGCAACATCCATAATTATTGCTCCCGGCTACAAACCAAAGGTTATCGATGGACTGATAAGCAACTTCCACCAGCCACGAAGCACCTTGCTCCTACTAATAGCAGCTTTAATAGGAGACAACTGGAAAGAAGTGTATCGTCAGGCACTGGAAAAGGATTACAGATTTCTCAGCTACGGCGACAGCTCTCTGCTCCTGCCTTAA